A genome region from Cyprinus carpio isolate SPL01 chromosome B23, ASM1834038v1, whole genome shotgun sequence includes the following:
- the LOC109046698 gene encoding mitochondrial glutamate carrier 1-like has translation MAQQQISLPAKLINGGVAGLVGVTCVFPIDLAKTRLQNQRGSQRVYKNMMDCLIKTVRCEGYFGMYRGAAVNLTLVTPEKAIKLAANDFFRQRLSRGELKLSVFQEMLAGCGAGMCQVIVTTPMEMLKIQLQDAGRLAAQQRKLPVLHTVKLGTASPVLNCSYNVGPVSSIRKVSAIQIAQELFRTKGIQGLYKGLAATLMRDIPFSVVYFPLFAHINKLGKTSEDDNVPFYWSFISGCVAGCTAAVAVSPCDVVKTRLQSLNKSANEETYNGVADCIRKIMRKEGPTAFLKGAGCRALVIAPLFGIAQVVYFIGVGEFLLGQTPFNLYSV, from the exons ATGGCTCAACAACAAATCAG CCTCCCTGCAAAACTCATCAATGGTGGAGTTGCTGGACTGGTGGGTGTTACCTGTGTGTTTCCTATAGATCTTGCCAAGACAAGACTCCAGAACCAAAGAGGAAGCCAACGGGTTTACAAGAACAT gATGGACTGTTTGATTAAGACTGTTCGATGTGAGGGATACTTTGGAATGTACAGAG GTGCAGCAGTCAACCTAACACTGGTGACTCCTGAGAAGGCCATCAAACTGGCCGCCAATGATTTCTTCCGTCAGCGGCTCAGTAGGGGAGA ACTCAAACTGAGCGTGTTTCAGGAAATGTTGGCTGGCTGCGGGGCAGGGATGTGTCAGGTCATTGTCACAACCCCGATGGAAATGCTCAAGATCCAGCTTCAGGATGCAGGACGACTTG CGGCCCAGCAGAGAAAGTTACCCGTGCTCCACACTGTGAAACTTGGGACAGCCAGTCCGGTCCTGAACTGTTCGTACAATGTGGGTCCTGTGTCTTCAATTAGGAAAGTGTCAGCCATTCAGATTGCCCAGGAACTGTTTCGCACAAAGGGCATCCAAGGACTCTACAAAGGACTCGCAGCAACCCTCATGAG GGACATCCCTTTCTCTGTGGTTTACTTTCCGCTGTTTGCCCACATCAACAAGCTGGGAAAGACATCTGAGGATGACAATGTGCCTTTTTACTGGTCATTTATTTCGGGGTGTGTGGCTGGATGTACAGCGGCTGTGGCAGTCAGTCCTTGTGATG TTGTGAAAACCCGGCTGCAGTCACTCAATAAAAGTGCAAACGAAGAAACCTACAATGGTGTGGCAGACTGCATCAG AAAGATAATGCGTAAAGAAGGCCCAACTGCTTTTTTGAAGGGTGCCGGCTGCAGGGCGCTGGTCATTGCTCCACTCTTTGGAATTGCTCAAGTGGTTTACTTCATCGGTGTTGGGGAATTTCTTTTGGGACAAACCCCATTCAACCTTTACTCTGTCTAA